One window from the genome of Diabrotica virgifera virgifera chromosome 6, PGI_DIABVI_V3a encodes:
- the LOC126886142 gene encoding zinc finger MYM-type protein 5-like, protein MSKKPSGSEFRTRAKEREKVAQKSSALLSSWLNVNDSRGKDYGSCNTSDMCKEQPEAVQEECLTEVEAASSMEVDELEDLPCIAISLQGDEGENDADSVIQPCTKTVEDDVPTALTMDIAQGEHTTHFDIEFKDPGTWPTALSDTERCFIVSGLSKEESVEPDLSNTLRDGRKLTKDWFTKTLSGGQKIHRTWLAYSKSKNPLFCIPCKIFSRSNSEQNISALAKEQGLTQWKKLNQRIPEHENSLIHKKCFCSWKSLQSSLNKGTGIDRELQDKIALEEAHWRGVLYAIIDVIINLAKQDSPLRGSNSNESLEFGDPRCDSVRIN, encoded by the exons ATGTCAAAAAAACCATCCGGCTCTGAATTTCGTACAAGAGCTAAAGAAAGAGAAAAAGTAGCTCAGAAATCTTCTGCCCTGTTATCGTCATGGCTTAATGTTAACGACTCGAGAGGAAAAG attatgGAAGCTGCAATACAAGTGATATGTGTAAGGAACAACCGGAAGCGGTTCAAGAGGAATGTTTAACCGAGGTGGAGGCTGCCAGTTCGATGGAAGTAGACGAACTAGAAGATCTCCCATGTATAGCAATATCATTACAAGGTGATGAAGGCGAAAATGATGCAGATAGTGTTATCCAACCGTGCACTAAGACTGTTGAGGATGACGTTCCTACAGCTCTGACAATGGATATAGCGCAAGGTGAGCATACAACTCATTTTGATATAGAATTTAAAGATCCGGGAACATGGCCTACAGCTTTATCGGATACAGAAAGGTGCTTCATAGTATCAGGCTTATCAAAGGAAGAAAGTGTAGAGCCTGATTTAAGTAACACCTTAAGAGATGGTAGAAAACTAACCAAAGACTGGTTTACAAAAACTTTGTCCGGTGGCCAGAAGATCCACCGCACATGGTTAGCATACAGCAAATCAAAAAATCCCTTATTTTGCATTCCATGTAAAATATTTTCCCGCTCTAACTCAGAACAAAATATTTCTGCTTTGGCTAAAGAGCAGGGTTTAACTCAGTGGAAAAAATTGAATCAACGAATTCCTGAGCATGAAAATTCACTCATTCACAAAAAGTGTTTTTGCTCATGGAAATCATTGCAGTCATCATTAAATAAAGGTACTGGAATTGATAGAGAGCTACAAGACAAGATAGCGCTTGAGGAAGCGCACTGGAGAGGGGTCCTGTATGCTATCATTGATGTTATCATAAATTTAGCTAAACAAGATAGCCCGTTACGGGGTTCTAATTCTAATGAAAGCCTGGAATTTGGGGACCCTAGATGTG ATTCTGTACGAATAAACTAA